A window from Cellulomonas sp. C5510 encodes these proteins:
- a CDS encoding beta-galactosidase: MTTRPTWLRTPAGTPRRISFGADYNPEQWPRDVWTEDVRLMQEAGVDVVSVGIFSWAHLQPAADRWTFGWLDDVLDLLHDGGIGVDLATATASPPPWLTTAHPEVLPVTRDGAVLTQGARQHWRPTSPVFRRYALALTEKLAQRYADHPALVAWHVNNELGCHNVHDYSDDAAAAFRAWLARRYGDVEALNHAWGTAFWSQRYGSFDEVLPPRRAASHPNPGQQLDFARFSSDALRDHLVAEREVLRRHTPDVPVTTNFMVMGETRGMDYASWASEVDLVANDHYVHPGPQARDELSFSASLTGGLAGGLPWFLMEHSTSAVNWQPVNVAKRPGEMARDSLAHVAHGADAVCFFQWRQSSAGAEKYHSGMVPHAGSRSRLFRDVVSLGRDLRALDAVAGSHRVTAPVAILFDWESWWASELDSHPTDRLRYRAEALDWWTALVDAGVRADVVPAGADLSPYAMVLAPVLHVVPQRLADRLDAYVRGGGHLVTTYFSGIVDDAERVWLGGYPGAFRDLLGIRVEEFGPLPDGETLPISTGGSGSVWSEPVDVIAADVEVLARYAAPGVLEGPAVTWRPVGRGSAAYVSTRLDAAGRGPVLAGLLERAGVVSELPEHLRGCVELTRRRGDGGDFWFLLSRSGETLDLGGVEGTVLLGGPDLAAGGVAVVRR; the protein is encoded by the coding sequence ATGACCACCCGCCCGACCTGGCTGCGCACACCGGCCGGGACCCCGCGCCGCATCTCCTTCGGTGCGGACTACAACCCCGAGCAGTGGCCGCGGGACGTCTGGACCGAGGACGTCCGCCTCATGCAGGAGGCGGGCGTCGACGTGGTCTCCGTGGGCATCTTCTCCTGGGCTCACCTGCAGCCCGCCGCCGACCGGTGGACGTTCGGCTGGCTCGACGACGTGCTGGACCTGCTGCACGACGGCGGCATCGGGGTGGACCTCGCCACGGCGACCGCGTCGCCGCCGCCCTGGCTGACGACCGCGCACCCGGAGGTGCTGCCCGTCACCCGGGACGGCGCCGTCCTCACGCAGGGCGCGCGCCAGCACTGGCGACCGACCTCGCCGGTGTTCCGCCGCTACGCGCTGGCGCTCACCGAGAAGCTCGCCCAGCGCTACGCGGACCACCCGGCGCTGGTCGCCTGGCACGTCAACAACGAGCTCGGCTGCCACAACGTCCACGACTACTCGGACGACGCGGCAGCGGCCTTCCGTGCGTGGCTCGCCCGCCGGTACGGCGACGTCGAGGCGCTCAACCACGCGTGGGGCACGGCGTTCTGGTCGCAGCGCTACGGCTCGTTCGACGAGGTCCTGCCACCGCGCCGTGCCGCGTCCCACCCCAACCCGGGTCAGCAGCTGGACTTCGCGCGCTTCTCCTCCGACGCGCTGCGGGACCACCTGGTCGCCGAGCGGGAGGTCCTGCGCCGTCACACCCCCGACGTGCCGGTGACCACCAACTTCATGGTCATGGGCGAGACCCGCGGCATGGACTACGCGTCGTGGGCCTCGGAGGTCGACCTCGTCGCCAACGACCACTACGTCCACCCGGGGCCGCAGGCGCGCGACGAGCTGTCGTTCTCCGCGTCGCTCACCGGCGGGCTCGCAGGTGGGCTGCCGTGGTTCCTCATGGAGCACTCCACCAGTGCGGTCAACTGGCAACCGGTCAACGTCGCGAAGCGGCCCGGCGAGATGGCGCGGGACTCCCTCGCGCACGTCGCGCACGGCGCCGACGCGGTCTGCTTCTTCCAGTGGCGGCAGTCCTCCGCGGGTGCCGAGAAGTACCACTCGGGGATGGTTCCGCACGCCGGCTCCCGGAGTCGTCTGTTCCGCGACGTCGTGTCACTGGGCCGGGACCTGCGGGCGCTCGACGCCGTCGCGGGCTCCCACCGCGTGACCGCCCCGGTTGCCATCCTGTTCGACTGGGAGTCGTGGTGGGCGAGCGAGCTCGACTCCCACCCCACCGACCGGCTGCGGTACCGCGCGGAGGCGCTCGACTGGTGGACGGCCCTCGTGGACGCCGGCGTCCGGGCCGACGTGGTGCCCGCCGGCGCCGACCTCTCGCCGTACGCGATGGTGCTGGCGCCCGTGCTCCACGTGGTCCCGCAGCGCCTCGCCGACCGGCTCGACGCCTACGTGCGCGGCGGCGGGCACCTGGTGACGACGTACTTCTCGGGCATCGTCGACGACGCCGAGCGGGTGTGGCTCGGCGGCTACCCCGGCGCGTTCCGCGACCTCCTGGGCATCCGCGTGGAGGAGTTCGGGCCGCTGCCCGACGGTGAGACGCTCCCGATCAGCACCGGCGGCTCCGGCTCGGTCTGGTCTGAGCCGGTCGACGTGATCGCCGCGGACGTCGAGGTCCTCGCCCGGTACGCGGCGCCCGGCGTGCTGGAGGGGCCGGCTGTCACCTGGCGCCCCGTGGGCCGCGGCAGCGCGGCGTACGTGTCGACCCGCCTCGACGCGGCCGGACGCGGCCCGGTCCTGGCGGGGCTGCTCGAGCGAGCCGGCGTCGTCTCGGAGCTGCCGGAGCACCTGCGCGGGTGCGTCGAGCTCACCCGGCGCAGGGGTGACGGAGGCGACTTCTGGTTCCTGCTCTCCCGGTCCGGCGAGACTCTGGATCTCGGGGGGGTCGAGGGGACCGTGCTGCTCGGCGGGCCGGACCTCGCGGCCGGGGGCGTCGCGGTGGTGCGGCGGTAG
- a CDS encoding amylo-alpha-1,6-glucosidase, with product MTATAERPAEADVDVTGPLPVDLALTPFSRRGSYYAVTVPPRAPVPGVYLRNVHGSVAHREVLRFDLGGGVPDVEVAPGLLVLRAASAEVHVALSEAGRAHVRVMRGAITLELQVLDKFDVVVPLDARTWRFVDAGANQNYLLRVLAGDAAMSTDWDGERTTRAELRLDARSGPVTLVVDEHRTAAPTDVPADLDAVAQEAGRDYEAWLRQHTGTGAGDPVEDAARLAAYVTWSALVPAGGQLVAESMLMSKNWMTNIWSWDLCFNAMALWRDPQAAASHLLGFFAHQDESGGLPDYVNDTVVERNFVKPPIHGWTVGWLLDRDALAPEAVAALYEPLARWTRWWFEHRVHSGDGVPSYHHGNDCGWDNSTVFGEVVPVQSPDLLAFLAIQQETLGRMADRLGLPADAAVWREQASATVDRLLAHFWVGGRFIARETHSGAPITVDSLLTLMPVVLGPQLPAEVFDACVERLTTGGYLTEHGVATEPVGSAPYEPDGYWRGPIWAPTMMLLVDGLARGGRVELAQDLAARFVATCAASGMAENFDAVTGAGLRDRSMTWTASVYLLLTHATPSAPVVAAAPGGARA from the coding sequence GCTGACGCCCTTCAGCCGGCGCGGGTCGTACTACGCCGTGACCGTGCCGCCGCGGGCGCCGGTCCCGGGCGTCTACCTGCGCAACGTCCACGGCTCGGTCGCGCACCGCGAGGTCCTCCGGTTCGACCTGGGTGGCGGGGTGCCCGACGTCGAGGTCGCGCCCGGGCTGCTGGTGCTGCGGGCGGCGTCCGCGGAGGTGCACGTCGCCCTGTCGGAAGCGGGACGGGCGCACGTCCGCGTCATGCGCGGTGCCATCACCCTCGAGCTGCAGGTCCTCGACAAGTTCGACGTCGTCGTCCCGCTCGACGCGAGGACGTGGCGGTTCGTCGACGCCGGGGCGAACCAGAACTACCTGCTGCGGGTGCTGGCCGGGGACGCGGCGATGAGCACGGACTGGGACGGCGAGCGGACCACCCGCGCCGAGCTGCGGCTGGACGCCCGCTCCGGGCCGGTGACCCTGGTCGTCGACGAGCACCGCACCGCCGCGCCGACGGACGTCCCCGCCGACCTCGACGCCGTCGCGCAGGAGGCCGGACGGGACTACGAGGCCTGGCTCCGGCAGCACACCGGGACCGGCGCGGGTGACCCGGTCGAGGACGCGGCGCGGCTCGCCGCCTACGTCACGTGGTCCGCCCTCGTACCGGCGGGGGGACAGCTCGTGGCCGAGTCGATGCTCATGTCCAAGAACTGGATGACGAACATCTGGAGCTGGGACCTCTGCTTCAACGCGATGGCCCTGTGGCGCGACCCCCAGGCGGCGGCGTCGCACCTGCTGGGCTTCTTCGCGCACCAGGACGAGTCGGGGGGGCTTCCTGACTACGTCAACGACACGGTGGTGGAACGCAACTTCGTCAAGCCCCCGATCCACGGCTGGACCGTCGGCTGGCTGCTCGACCGCGACGCGCTCGCGCCGGAGGCGGTCGCCGCGCTCTACGAGCCGCTGGCCCGGTGGACCCGGTGGTGGTTCGAGCACCGCGTGCACTCCGGTGACGGGGTGCCGTCCTACCACCACGGCAACGACTGCGGCTGGGACAACTCCACCGTGTTCGGGGAGGTCGTGCCCGTCCAGAGCCCCGACCTGCTCGCCTTCCTGGCGATCCAGCAGGAGACCCTCGGCCGGATGGCGGACCGCCTGGGCCTCCCCGCCGATGCCGCGGTGTGGCGGGAGCAGGCGAGCGCCACCGTGGATCGGCTCCTCGCCCACTTCTGGGTGGGCGGCCGGTTCATCGCCCGGGAGACGCACAGCGGCGCGCCGATCACCGTCGACAGCCTGCTGACCCTGATGCCGGTGGTGCTGGGCCCGCAGCTGCCCGCCGAGGTGTTCGACGCCTGCGTCGAGAGGCTGACCACCGGCGGGTACCTCACGGAGCACGGCGTCGCCACGGAGCCCGTGGGCAGCGCGCCGTACGAGCCCGACGGCTACTGGCGCGGACCCATCTGGGCCCCGACCATGATGCTGCTCGTCGACGGCCTCGCCCGCGGTGGGCGCGTCGAGCTCGCGCAGGACCTGGCCGCCCGGTTCGTCGCCACGTGCGCGGCGTCCGGCATGGCCGAGAACTTCGACGCCGTCACGGGAGCGGGCCTGCGCGACCGCTCGATGACCTGGACGGCTTCCGTCTACCTGCTGCTCACGCACGCGACGCCGTCGGCGCCCGTCGTGGCGGCGGCACCCGGAGGTGCACGAGCATGA
- a CDS encoding MarR family winged helix-turn-helix transcriptional regulator, whose translation MTQADPGATPWLSGEQLEDWRAVMALVMTLPAVLDAQLKRDSGMTLFEYHVLAALSESPHEEAPMSDLARLSQSSPSRLSHAVSRLEDAGLVTRGSCVAAGKRTSARLTPAGRARVEAAAPGHVREVRRVVVDLLGPERFAALGDAGRAVVQAAVPELAAVVATADDRAGA comes from the coding sequence ATGACGCAGGCGGACCCCGGTGCCACCCCGTGGCTCTCGGGCGAGCAGCTCGAGGACTGGCGCGCCGTCATGGCGCTGGTCATGACGCTGCCCGCCGTCCTCGACGCCCAGCTCAAGCGGGACTCCGGCATGACGCTGTTCGAGTACCACGTGCTCGCTGCGCTCTCGGAGAGCCCTCACGAGGAGGCGCCGATGAGCGACCTCGCGCGCCTCTCGCAGAGCTCCCCCTCGCGCCTCTCGCACGCCGTCTCGCGGCTCGAGGACGCGGGCCTCGTCACCCGCGGGTCGTGCGTCGCGGCCGGGAAGCGGACCAGCGCCCGCCTCACCCCGGCGGGACGGGCCCGCGTCGAGGCCGCGGCACCCGGCCACGTCCGCGAGGTGCGCCGCGTCGTCGTCGACCTGCTGGGCCCCGAGCGGTTCGCGGCGCTCGGCGACGCCGGCCGCGCGGTCGTGCAGGCCGCCGTGCCCGAGCTCGCGGCTGTCGTCGCCACGGCCGACGACCGAGCCGGAGCATGA
- a CDS encoding type II toxin-antitoxin system prevent-host-death family antitoxin — MQSTWGVAEARAQLGTVLDRARSGQDQIITSRGSAPVRVTSSHTPTPSADYVHYLLVALAERDAGTVFLATKDDARAIASARFLTETSSDVLVWVFEEFGPEWCADYARTMLLTLRALQSAFGLTQLATLPEVVDGLRRSTYSSRLAAIVSSSSFARALRSSVATTFPEQQRRAVMGDY; from the coding sequence ATGCAGTCGACCTGGGGCGTGGCCGAGGCCCGGGCGCAGCTCGGGACCGTGCTGGACAGGGCCCGGTCCGGTCAGGACCAGATCATCACGAGCCGGGGCTCCGCGCCCGTGAGGGTCACGTCCAGCCACACGCCCACGCCGAGCGCGGACTACGTGCACTACCTCCTGGTCGCCCTCGCGGAGCGCGACGCCGGCACTGTGTTCCTCGCGACGAAGGACGACGCGCGGGCCATCGCGAGCGCGCGGTTCCTCACCGAGACCTCGTCCGACGTCCTGGTCTGGGTGTTCGAGGAGTTCGGCCCCGAGTGGTGCGCCGACTACGCCCGGACGATGCTCCTGACGCTCCGGGCGCTGCAGTCCGCGTTCGGCCTCACGCAGCTCGCCACGCTGCCCGAGGTCGTGGACGGGCTGCGGCGGAGCACGTACAGCTCGCGGCTGGCCGCGATCGTCTCCAGCTCGTCCTTCGCGCGGGCGCTGCGGTCGAGCGTCGCGACGACGTTCCCCGAGCAGCAGCGGCGAGCGGTGATGGGGGACTACTGA
- a CDS encoding GNAT family N-acetyltransferase, translating to MTATAHPPYTLESVAWDDPRAAALRAEMDAEMGERYGDLGPMSDAAREALAVDPATIRHVVLAVDHDGTPLGHAALRDHHGAWEVKRVVVAAGHRGRGIGRAVMTEAERVARAAGARRLVLQTGDRQPEAEALYVALGWTRIPTYPPYEALAQSRCYGKRLD from the coding sequence ATGACCGCCACCGCGCACCCGCCGTACACGCTCGAGTCGGTGGCCTGGGACGACCCGCGGGCGGCGGCGCTGCGCGCGGAGATGGACGCCGAGATGGGCGAGCGGTACGGCGACCTCGGCCCGATGTCCGACGCGGCGCGCGAGGCGCTCGCCGTCGATCCCGCCACGATCCGGCACGTCGTGCTGGCGGTGGACCACGACGGCACGCCCCTCGGGCACGCCGCGCTGCGCGACCACCACGGCGCGTGGGAGGTCAAGCGCGTCGTCGTGGCCGCCGGTCACCGCGGCCGCGGGATCGGCCGCGCGGTCATGACGGAGGCCGAGCGGGTGGCCCGCGCCGCCGGCGCCCGGCGCCTCGTGCTGCAGACCGGGGACCGGCAGCCGGAGGCCGAGGCGCTGTACGTCGCGCTCGGCTGGACGCGCATCCCGACCTACCCGCCGTACGAGGCGCTCGCCCAGTCCCGCTGCTACGGCAAGCGGCTGGACTGA
- a CDS encoding FMN-dependent NADH-azoreductase, whose translation MTVLRVDSTIQGDRSASAALADLVLAELTASRPGETVVHRHLGRDPLPAHAWATAVGAGWTAPEQRTPEQADAVALAQQLATELREADAAVLALPLYNWGVSQHVKTWIDLAIAGGAPGDRLLDGTPVVLVTTRGGGYGPGTPKEGWDHATGYLRRILGEVWGADLTVVERELTLVGVNPALDALAEPAALQKKEAEAAAAAAGRALAAR comes from the coding sequence ATGACCGTGCTGCGCGTCGACTCGACCATCCAGGGCGACCGTTCCGCGAGCGCCGCGCTCGCCGACCTCGTGCTCGCCGAGCTCACCGCCTCCCGGCCCGGGGAGACGGTCGTGCACCGCCACCTCGGCCGGGACCCGCTGCCCGCCCACGCGTGGGCGACCGCCGTCGGCGCGGGCTGGACGGCCCCCGAGCAGCGCACCCCGGAGCAGGCGGACGCCGTCGCGCTCGCCCAGCAGCTCGCCACCGAGCTGCGCGAGGCCGACGCCGCCGTGCTCGCGCTGCCGCTGTACAACTGGGGCGTCTCCCAGCACGTCAAGACGTGGATCGACCTCGCCATCGCCGGCGGCGCGCCCGGCGACCGGCTGCTCGACGGGACGCCCGTCGTGCTCGTGACCACGCGGGGCGGCGGGTACGGCCCCGGCACCCCCAAGGAGGGCTGGGACCACGCCACCGGCTACCTGCGCCGGATCCTCGGCGAGGTCTGGGGCGCGGACCTCACGGTCGTCGAGCGCGAGCTCACCCTGGTCGGCGTCAACCCCGCCCTCGACGCCCTCGCGGAGCCGGCCGCGCTGCAGAAGAAGGAGGCCGAGGCCGCGGCCGCGGCCGCGGGGAGGGCGCTCGCGGCGCGCTGA